Part of the Stigmatopora argus isolate UIUO_Sarg chromosome 3, RoL_Sarg_1.0, whole genome shotgun sequence genome, atatgaaaacacacatatggaagcagtgcaaccagggggaaaagcaatgaaaggaagctaacagacaatctggaattatttaataagtattcatggacaaaatataattaacatcaatcgtctgtgattcagatatttcttaggccagcagagaaggccttgaagcccctggcggcacaccactggtatgTACGTataaaaatgttgtgctcaagACTTCGTTCTAACTGAGTCAAACACTTGCCCGAGACCAGAGTTTACCAAGGCCACGACTGATCTGCTGCCAAATGCTCACTAAACACACCTGTAAATAGCCGTCCCTGCTGTCACTTCATCTGTTCCGGAAAGGCATCGCCACTGCGTCAAAATCAAACTGTTAACGTCTTGCTTACTTTGCTATTAAGGCAGGCCCCACATATCTGCAACAGTGAGTTTTCAACTTGCTTGGCATTTAGCCAGTGTTTTATTGGGGTGGCCTTGGCGCAGGTGGTGGAGTGGGTCTTCCTTTGATCATAAGTAACACAGGTTTAAATAAGACTACTACATACGCACATTGTTTTATGTGTGAAAGGAGGGCAAGAGTGGGTTTTGTCAGGTGGAGTAAGGGCCGATGGCTCATATATGATGCCTGGTTTCTTTCAACTACAATATAAGAACTAAAATAATAACTTGTCATCACCTAGTGTGGAATGAATAAATTGTGTAAACTAAGGTGTCAGATTATTCTGAAAATCTTTATACGTGTACTttgtataaatgtaaaaaatataatattgaaCTACTCCTAATAACTAAGCAGCTGAAATACTCTGTGTCTTAAACCCTTCTTGATGGCCtgtcattttcaaaatcaaacaaaatttattaacatAACAATTATAAAATTTCACAATGGCTCATTGGCATGAGTGATTAGTGCATCGGTCTCACAATGGGAGTCTTGAGCTCAATTcctggtcatgtccatctgtatgaattttgcatgttctccccgggcttgcatgggtttctcctgggtacgccggtttccttccacattccaaaaacatgcatagtaggctgattggacaccctaaattgccccaaggtatgagtgtgcactatcagtccatctccttgtgccctgcgatcggctggccaccgtttcggggtgtcccctgcctctgtccttgagtcagctgggataagctccagcacccctcgcgaccctaatgaggataaagcggtgcagtaaatgagagagagaaattTCCAACTTTATTTATGGAGTACTATGGTATGCCTGCAGATGGCGCGTATGATCTTTGCATTGGATTCGATTACTTCGATttgagggtggaaaaaaaacaaagcagtagGTTTGAAATGTTAAAGGAGCAATGTGTAAGAAATTATACGGCAATTAGGATTAAAAATTGAAGCACACAACATCCTCTATCCTTTTGCCTACCAGATAACTGTTTCCCAATGGAGAATCAGGCTGCTTCATCCTATCAATGTTGAATTTTATTCACAAATTAGAGAATGCTAGTTCTGGTGAAATTGCATGGGTAACTTTTGTGCACTGTTTGGTATACGTATAGAACAAGTTCATGCAAGTACATGTACTTGCAGTACTAATGCACACAACTACATGTGCTTATATTAATGCAAGTCGTTTTACACAGACTTTTAAGTACTAGCACACATACTTGTAGTAATAGGACATGCAAGTACATATGTTTATAATTGTTGTAACCTAACCCTTTTTCACAAATAATTGTTATCACCAAAAATAAAGAGTTCACACTTTAAAGTCCTCCCTATATTAACTTTGTTATCGGGTACTGAAGACTACATTTGTTTGAGGATGTTTCAGCCCCACGACAAATTTGACAAATTTGTTAAAACAAATGAACTCATCTATCGGAGAATTAATGGCCCAGGTTTATAGGATTATTTTGAgagttcaggtttttttttttcctgaaaagaaAATTGTTTCCTGAAAGAGGGAGCGGGGTGGGAGCAGAGTAGAGTACAGTAGGCTAGAGGGAAGGAGAGTAGACTCGAGTAGAGTAGCGGAGGCTAGagtagactagactagactttATTCATCATGTActtgggaaattcactttgttgcagtagcaagaaggtgaaaacacTGGCCTATCAGTCGCTAGCAGGTGTTTTGATCGGCAAGCCTCTGAAAGAGAGATTCACACAACTCAGGAATGAAGGGATTGATATTTACAAAACTTGGTATTTATTGAAGAAAGGGAGCACGCAACAACACAAGtatcaaataaaacaaaggcACGATTGAGTCGTGCGAATAGAACTAAGGATCAAAAAGTACAATAAAACAGCATGACTGAGTCGGCGAATAAACTAAGGATTTCAAAGTACAAAATACAAACGTAAAAATTCTCTGCGAAGTGTTGGTCAAACAAGGCGATAAGCAAGGGCAAGGCACGCAATACTTCTACAACCCGCTGGTTGTGGCATCCGTTCTTAAATACCGGCTGCACCAATTCCGGCCTGCCTCGTTGGCCAAATCAGCTGCTGAAAAGAAACATGTTGTCACGGCCGTAGGCAGAGGGCCCCAAAGCAGGCACAAACACAAATTTGACGAAGCGTCTTCTATTTATTGCGGGCGAAGGTACAAGGGGAGCAGGGTTTGCAAGTCGGTATACGTAGCGCAGGGTTTGCAAGTCGGTATACGTAGCGCAGGGGTTGATAGCCGAGAGGTCAATAGAGGGGTCCAGAGCAAAGGTACAAGATGCGTGGTCGTGAACATGGTCGAGTTCCAAGGACAAAACAAGAGGTCAGAGATCAGGTGAGGCAAACAAGGAGGTATCGTGAGAAGGTACTTTACAGTGGACTGATAAAGACGATCCAGCGACGTCTAATCTGTGGGTGACTTAAATATCTCAGTGATTATAGATGAGCCACTCCTGGCATTCTCGACTCATCTGGTACTGGACTTGTGATTGGTAGACAAGCGAATCCATCTACCTGTCTGGACCTGGGCCTGACACATGTTAGTGAGTACCCTCCCTCAACGGGCTTCCCCTAGCGGACCCCCTGGTTTTGCAGGATGAAGAGAGTGGAAATTCCTCAAAAGTGACTGGTCGAGGACCCAAGAGCGGGGAATCCAGGAATGTTCTTGACCTGCTGAAAAATGCAGgcaaaaatcaatacaaaaaagAGTTTCTGGCTGTAACTTGGATTCAATGCCCAATTGTGATCAGTTTGTGCccatgattttttggggggcaccaATATATCTGGAATTCcttctaaaatgacattttcttttgttcCAAAACTCTTAGGCACCAACatgaattaaaattaagttacattttttttcaaagtatcattaatttaataaacataaaatgcgGCCCAGTTAGAATGTAATTCACACGTTGGTCTCACCGTTCTGGGGataagggttcgatcccagggcggtcctcactgtgtggagtttgtatgctcTCCCCTgggttgcatgggttttctaaggggtactctggtttcctccgacatcGTAAAAACATACAAAGTAGGCTacctgaacactctaaattgcccctaggtttgagtgtgagcgtgtatggttgtctctctccttgtgccttaTTAGTGGCTGgttaccgattcagggtgtcccccgcctgatgcctgtagttagttgggataggctccagcacccccacaactctTAATCGGTTCGGTAAGTgatctaataaacataaaatgtcaaatatgaATTAATATGCATGGGACTTGTGGCCCACAACATCTTTTTATCATGGTAGAAGAAAATAGTTAATAACATCATTTATTTAGTGGACTTGATCAATtttctaaaacaggggtggccaactcgaGTCCTTCAGAGCCGCTATCTGGTTCGTTTtttcatatctccctcctctaccacacctgaatcaaatgatcaagtcatcagcaagctgtccagaagcttgatactgaccccgattatttgatttaggtgtattggtggagggagatattgaAAAGAGACCGAAGGACCGGCTTATTCCCTGTTttctattttgtatatttttatatacagtcGTCAGCCATGATTGACTGTCTCATTCAACCCTAATTGTTATATACATAATTACTATAGAATATcacttcattcatttattcatcttccataccacccatcctcgaaagggttccgggggttgctggagcctaacccaactgtctttgggcaaaaggcagactacaccctagactggtcaccagccaGTCACAGTCcagacagacaaacaaccatccgcattcacaatcatactgccaccctcgggaattgagcccgcgcttGCCCACATCGAAGTCAGGCTAGTGAAACTACACCAGGAGGTGCTTCCAGTATAGAAAaccattaattttaattttacataGAATGAATTTTTATATTAACAGCTATTTTCTACTCCTGAAAAAGCTAACATTTGTAATCCTGTTACTGATAATGCCCAGTATTGTAAATAACAAATCATGCAATTATAATTTTACCACTCATCTGCAAATTGATATACTAATCCAGCCTTTGCTAGTTTATTACTTATTATTGATGAATATGGAGCAGAAAATGAGAGCTGTGAaatcttatttttaaagaatgaccCCTAAGCAAAAATTCCATCTGAGCTTTAACCAAGCCTTCCAAGGGTATGTAGATACACTTGAGCATCCTCTTGTCGTCCCACACAACCCCCACCTAGTTTTACCTTGTGCTCCAGCTGTGCCCGCCTCCTCTCCATCCTATTGGACCGGAGGATTAGAGAGTGATCATCAGACAGCTTTGCAACGGCTCGCAAAGCTTGACTTGCTGGATGCTCAGCCATCGAGGAGCAGCATTCTCTTGTTAGTGCTATCAGAGGAATTGCTGTTATTTTGACTGTGAATTTAAAGAGTTTTGGCAAAATTGGACCACGTCTCACTCGGGACCGGTGAAAGCAGAGGAGGACTTCTGACTCCACTTCTTTGTTTTTGCCTCACACCGACAACCCGCGCGCTTCGGACACAGGAGAAGGAGGGATGTCGCGATGTGGTTCAGCAGGAGGACTAAAACTTTGGTATCGACATGCGTGGTTCTGAGTGGCATGACCAACATCGTTTGTCTCCTCTACGTCGGCTGGATCACCAACTTCATGGCGAACAGCAGTCCTAAAGTTGAAGAGACGGACGTCGAGCTGGAGAGAAAGTTGGACGAGGACAGCAAAGGGGAGACCCTGAGGATAATGGAGAGGTTGGACAAGCTGGAAAGCATCGTCAATGAGCACATCAAAGGTCAGCGCATGCGGCTCGGGGATGTTTTGCTCTCAGTCTGAGTTCATTATGAAGCAGATGGATATTGCTCCCCCAGCAGCCTCACACACTTAGGCTTAATGATACATGATAAATATTGTGAACTATCACGACTAGATTAAAGGGatgttttgttatgttttttttaaaagatagaTTCgatcagaggtctccaaaccggtcctcgatggGCCGCtataggtgcaggtttttgttccaaccgatccaacacaaacagtttaaccaatgaggtttctgctgaaaataaagcacctgacagcaatccgCTGATTTTACTTCTagaataccagattggtggaaaggtttcctcttcatgggttggaacgaaaacccgcacctttctggaatagtttggggaccactggaaTAGATGAATCATCCAAAACATTGTTATTTGTTCTAAAAGTTGCAAAAACAATATCTTCCTTTTCAATAATTTTCCAtcttgtttatcctcacaagggttgcacgTATGCTGGTGCCTTTACCAGGCAACCATGGGCACTACGCAGGGGACACGCTTAATCGGTTGCTGCTCATTGAATAATACAGTCGGACCTCGACTTACGAAAGCCTCCAGTTACGCAATTTTTAGGTtacaaaaccctttgatatgcaaatgaccatcccaacatacgaaaacaagatcaaagttacgaaatccctctAAACGTAAATgaatttcctgtatccgttattttatttagaaattatTCTAGTAACATTATTGCAGATTGTTTACTTCCGCCTGGAGCCTCccagaacaacaaaaactgtCTTTTGACTGCCGTTTGTCATCACGTAGTTCTTTATTTAAGAACTAACGGGCCGTTACTCATCAAAAAACAGAAGAGGTGAAAGTGGCGTGTgtttgactgatattgcaaggtaATGCAACCGGCTGTAACGCACCAATTAGCATCACTACTCTATTCAAGCAGAAGGAAGTATTAAAAGCGACGACTCGttggcatggcctctctgtACTGAACGACAACATAGAGAGACTTTTACTCCTTTGGggttctatttaatgctaaggtgttttgaattcataatttgaagttgtttatgtGTACATGTCACATTATTGTCAAGATTGTTTTGACGAGCaatatatgtacagtaatacctcgacatacgagtgccccgaattacgagcaatttgagatacgagtaaaatttcgagcaaatatttaccttgagatacgagactaattttgatatacgagcatacagtcaGGTGCGGCCAACGAGAGAagctgcttttgagaacaacatgggccctgtctttcccgtcgcaactccctcgtgtaaatgtctctacgagcactgtgtggagtgttgtgtttttcctcccagtgcagaatggtgtagACATGGctgagcttgctcgccaatacgagaggagtatactacttctcatcggtaagtggtcgtgcattatcctattatgaggacatttgtgtgcatcattttcggaatattttgaagggaagacaaaagcaaacaaccctcgataggttccttttaaaaactgcagatgaaagtcagggtggaggcggggcaaatagagcaaacccgggagaagaaaggttatataaatgtaaaacaaaattagaattaagtttagtgtaaggttagattaaacttatttttgagtgtgtctgttatcgtaatccaagtacatttagatttgtttatgttatgttacgagcgcgttgccgtgcaaaaagtctctcgctctctctctctctctctctctctcccctccgcgaaatccgtgtaattttaggactattaaacatcataaccactagttatttgttactctgttaatagatggcaaattagaacaaataaaaatgtttttctatttccattctgttttttgtgtttttttcagagggttggaacaaattaattagttttttagttcatttttatgggaaacgttgattagagatacgagtaaatcgacatacgagctcagtccccgaACACaatccaaaatggcggcgcacacggatgcagcagctttttgctctccagtttggtgttttcttttctcaatcctatcgttatttaccaacatctgcgaggcaaacttttcctacagtcgccacgacttaattgctatcggaaggagatgcgatatatctgatgtcacaacgaactaccaacgaacctacgatatccccgagggcatctcgagacctccgggatctccgtggatagtcagcccactcaaagcacgtcgaaggaggcgaaggcggcggagagaaaggaagctaaagcgcggttgtcgggcgggccttgctgctaagctaagtcaacaactacaccgagcaccgcttccgagtatctttttgaccaacgccagatccatcacccacaaaatggatgagttggaacttcgaattgctaccaacagctttgttaagaactgtaacattattctcatcacggaaacatggctacacccgcaaatccctgacgctgcggtgtcgctagctagccgaacgctttttcggaacgatcgttcaaaggaactcacaggcaaaagcagaggaggaggactttgcttgttcatacataatgaatggtgtggtgacagtaggatcattgacactcactgttccccggacttagagctattggcagtacgatgtaggccctactatctaccgagagagctaacggtcgtcatagtaacggcgatctatattcctcctgatgctaacgtcaacacggcattaaacctcctgctaatggctgtaaacaaacaacagcttgaccaccccggtggagtctgtattgttgctggtgacttcaacagagcatgtttaaagactgttttacctaagtttattcaatacgtaaaatgtcacacgaggggagacaaaactcttgaccatgtttattctaacatcaaacatgcttacaaagccacttccctccctcacttagctggatcagatcacctctgtctagccctcaccccagcatacactccattccggaggctaacaaggccacaaataaagacaataaaaacttggcccgaggatgccctttctcagctgcaggactgttttttccgcaccaactgggaactctttgaacacgacaatctccaggactatacggacgctgtactttcctatatcaaaaactgcatggacgacGTCAccagaaataaacaaatacgggtttttcctaaccaaaaaccctggatgaccaaggagacacaggcactcatcaaatgccgtaacaccgctttcagatcaggggacaagatgaaatatagagctgccagagctgagctgaaaagaggcattaaaaaggccaaggcagaatatactaagaaaatagaggagcacttcacagaaaataacccaaagaagatgtggcagggaatacgacatattaccaactacaataacaataatacgtctgttaacgcagatgcctcactagcggaggaactgaaccgtttctttgcccggtttgagactgacaaatcagacccagtctcaacacccccgccactaccctgcagcaacacactgaagttccaggaacaggaagtgagactggaaatgcggtctgtgaataccaggaaggctgctggacctgatggagtacctgggaaggtgctcaaagcctgtgctgaccagctggctgaagtcttcacaaaaatcttcaattgttccctgcaacaatccatcattccatcctgcctgaaatctgccaccattatccctgtccccaaaaagccaaccattgacagcatgaatgattataggcctgttgctctcacgcctgtgatcatgaagtgctttgaaaagttgatagcccgccatatcaggaatacaatctctccctcagttgaccctcaccagtttgcttatagagctaacaggtccactaaggatgctatcaccattgctctacatacagcattgagccacctggaacaccatgggaattacgtgaggatgcttttcattgactatagctcagccttcaacaccatgaaaccggacattctgactgacaaactctcccaccttggactatcctcctccatctgctgttggataaagaacttcctaaccaaccgaccacaaactgttagacttggttcccacctttcttcctccattacactgagcactggctcccctcaaggctgtgtactgagtgatcttctgtactccctgtacacttatgactgtacaacaggggtccccaaatgttttcctgtgagggccacataacttttcccttctctgatggggggccggtgtcagtttgtaacagaaaaagtgtgacgatcgtaggggagtgttaggttcatccaattgtacgtttatccttaggtttttccaattcagctttcaataaaaaaggcatctgtagtcacatcacatttaattcttgcaagaagagaatacatcccgcCGCTCCGccgatcaagattattctaaagagcggcattatgtcctgcccatttaaggcttcaaatcaaaacaattacaaggttatcgattccatttgcgtaagcaagaaacaaaacaattccataatcaagcaaacctagcgtcaaactagcgtcacaaattaaaacaatatgcttgatagccatccgctgacccaacaacaatttaagcgtccttcaccgatcttcatttcgaactcgcatctggggaaggggttgaggcgtatcttccagtaatcagtcctcggagcaagaactcagtggattgttttatgtcctttcgaacttgtatctctcgctggacccagctgtcctggagagcgaccttggcgtaagcgtttgtcttcgttgaaagcgatcaacacatataactatattgtttaatatagttacacatttaggatgagcattactattcctaataaacaaatatattgattaatatagtaagcatgtatattataaggctttatattcattgcaaacacatttataataatgattaccccaacagggagcttaatttttttttattgttttccagaaagccacacataaccaaataaccctttccaggaactttacagaaaaaagtcagaaaacaaataataacactattaatgaaataaataataactaaataaccctctctgagttcttcacataaaaaacaggaaataaataacactatttatgaaataaataagaagtaaataactctctctgggttcttcatagaaaaaaagccatggaacattaactttctgttgtgccatgcacaatcttaacagataaaagttcagctcagttgtcagagcagaatctctctgacacatatgagcagtctcctaaagttcttgtgtttcttccttataatccttttgttccaataggcttgtagacaccgctgtttgcagctctctcatcaacttccctgtgaaaaccacaaaggaagcaggttgagaaactgaactaagtgaaaccgcacctacacagcacaatacatttcactaccagtatggttgtaaagatggattttatcccagtagattttattatgattatatttgtttatgctcagaatgactcattcaagtcagaaaagtgagcttacctatgtctgttcatcagtgtgaactgtgggcctgcatctggctggtgagaagttgaatatcaggttccattctagttacagccagtctcaagcactgatgcaaatgttcatctgtcaatcttgatctcatcggagttttcagcagtttcatgcgagaaaaggttttctcgcagatatacgtgctgccaaaaactgaggacattttcattgcatgttttttgatgtttggatatgtgtcgtttgggagggaggcatagaagtcaatgagactgttgatcttgaatgcgtctttcagaacatcacagttctgtaactcagccaactcaaactgatatgaaggctgggcttcatcaatgtcggcaacaaaggggttctgaaaaagacggatttcttttgcatgaacatgtagttcagtgaatcgcacaccgaactccgccttcagcatttccagtgcttccacgcacttttcagctgggaacgggaccgctgggttctctgtcgacaggttttgggtagcaggaagatggacaaagttgcgctttttcacttgttccaaaagcagcgctaatttcacctcaaatgcttttatgtgtgaatacatgtcgcaaatgagtttcccttcgccttgtagctgcaagttaaggcggttaagtatttctgtcacgtctgttaaaaatgcgaggtgccatttccattctgggttgatcagctctgggaccgttttgtcttttaaatgaagaaatgcgttaatttcgggtagaagctcgtaaaaacgcctcaaaactctgccccggctcagccatcggacctctgtgtagtacagcacatctccgtgcgtagactccagttcagacaggaattcttggaactgcctgtgtttaagtccctttgccctcatgaagtttatgcacgacaccacaaccttcattacagaatcccacgtcaacactttgcagcacagtgcttgctggtgaattaggcagtggactcgtagcggggcggtgagaccccttttttccaactcacggttcatgcgtcctattaaaccgcgagtttcgcccaccatgctaggagccccgtcagtcgtgatgctagccagctttgaccagtccaggtccaacttctccatggtttggcacactttgtcaaaaatatcctctcccgttgtggtccctttgagactttggagggctgccagatcctcgcatatctcaaagtttgcgctaactccacgaataaaaatgagcagttgcgctgtgtcttgcacgtccgtgctttcatccagtgctaatgaaaaaaagtcaaattctttcgtcttctgctgcagctgggcatagacattattcccgatttcttcaacgcgtctggtgattgtactcgccgacagacttacggcattaaatgcatctttcttctcgggacacacttcctccacgacaacatccatacatttcttaaaaaactctccgtcagtgaaaggcttaccgttgcttgctatcagtttagcaacccaaaagctggcccgaacggatgcctggttcagctgagcttggcgtagaaatgtagtctgctgagataatagtccaacttttagctttgagagtttgtctgctcgtatttggccttgcacgctatcgtacttgtccttgtgacgggatttgtagtgccggcgaagattgtattctttgaatactgccaccgtctcttgacagatgagacaaacagccttttctttgcattgaacaaaaaaataatcgtttgtccactgcaggttaaataccctgcattctgaatcaatttttctcttaactaaccttttcgccattattccgttctcaaacaggttcaggttgcacagtttttatatgcttgaatagcatcgcaatagcaatggtaccagggctccgccctcacctgcgatcgtccagatgtctcgctaacactctgctcacgcatgcaacggtggaatgcccgcttgcatcaaaggcaaacactctccccgcgcatgtcaccaaaggagcaatgcgaaggcccgcttcactgggatgatttgtgggctcagcaggggtgcaatgaaccaaacacaagattaaaacgtcccagtcttcaaggccaaataggaaaataaatccgatagcgtctctggtattgttcagagggccggtccaaatgtgccggcgggctgcatcccaaaaaaaaaataataataaaataaaataaaaaaattttttaaaaaaataaataaaaaaaaacgatagcgtctctggtattgttcagagggccggtccaaatgtgccggcgggccgtatccggcccgcgggccgtagtttggtgacccctgctgtacaccaacccaccagtctaactacatcatcaaatttgctgatgacaccactgtggtcggactcatctcagaaggggatgaggcggcctatagagacgaggtcaacaaactgtctttgtggtgctcgatgaacaacctcactgaacaacacaaaaactaaagaaataatcctggacttccgcaaacagagcacagatctggccccactcctcataaatggagttcgtgtagacagggtccagtcctttaaattcctgggggtccacgtcacggacaagctctcctggtccacaaacaccacggcagtagtgaagaaggccaagaaacgactccatttcctgagggtactcaggaggaacaacttggacactaagcttctggtaaccttctataaagccactgtggagagcatcctggcatacggcatcacagtgt contains:
- the LOC144071217 gene encoding general transcription factor II-I repeat domain-containing protein 2-like is translated as MAKRLVKRKIDSECRVFNLQWTNDYFFVQCKEKAVCLICQETVAVFKEYNLRRHYKSRHKDKYDSVQGQIRADKLSKLKVGLLSQQTTFLRQAQLNQASVRASFWVAKLIASNGKPFTDGEFFKKCMDVVVEEVCPEKKDAFNAVSLSASTITRRVEEIGNNVYAQLQQKTKEFDFFSLALDESTDVQDTAQLLIFIRGVSANFEICEDLAALQSLKGTTTGEDIFDKVCQTMEKLDLDWSKLASITTDGAPSMVGETRGLIGRMNRELEKRGLTAPLRVHCLIHQQALCCKVLTWDSVMKVVVSCINFMRAKGLKHRQFQEFLSELESTHGDVLYYTEVRWLSRGRVLRRFYELLPEINAFLHLKDKTVPELINPEWKWHLAFLTDVTEILNRLNLQLQGEGKLICDMYSHIKAFEVKLALLLEQVKKRNFVHLPATQNLSTENPAVPFPAEKCVEALEMLKAEFGVRFTELHVHAKEIRLFQNPFVADIDEAQPSYQFELAELQNCDVLKDAFKINSLIDFYASLPNDTYPNIKKHAMKMSSVFGSTYICEKTFSRMKLLKTPMRSRLTDEHLHQCLRLAVTRMEPDIQLLTSQMQAHSSH